A single region of the Wenzhouxiangella sp. XN24 genome encodes:
- the ubiA gene encoding 4-hydroxybenzoate octaprenyltransferase, with translation MPEPVEARGPAARLAAQLREYALLMRLHRPIGTLLLLWPTLWALWVAAEGRPDPHVFLVFVAGVVLMRSAGCVMNDFADRRIDPHVERTRDRPLPRGTVTPIESLLIAAALGAAAFALVLTLNRLTVLLALGGAVLTITYPFLKRFTHLPQVWLGAAFGWSVPMAFAAQTGAVPPLAWLMFIAVMLWAVVYDTMYAMVDRDDDLKLGVRSTAILFGDADRQIIGAVQVLLLIALWLVGRQAGLGGWYYGALLLAGLLSAWQQVLIRRRRPADCFRAFLNNNYYGMVVFLGILLHYTFTSG, from the coding sequence ATGCCGGAACCGGTAGAGGCGCGGGGGCCGGCGGCCCGGCTCGCCGCCCAGCTCAGGGAATACGCCCTGCTGATGCGGCTGCACCGGCCGATCGGGACCCTCCTGTTGCTCTGGCCGACGCTCTGGGCGTTGTGGGTGGCAGCGGAAGGCCGGCCGGATCCGCATGTCTTCCTGGTGTTCGTCGCGGGCGTCGTCCTGATGCGTTCCGCGGGCTGCGTGATGAACGATTTCGCCGACCGGCGGATCGATCCGCACGTCGAGCGCACGCGCGACCGGCCGCTGCCCCGGGGCACCGTGACGCCTATCGAATCGCTGCTGATCGCGGCAGCCCTGGGCGCCGCCGCCTTCGCTCTCGTCCTGACCCTCAACCGGCTCACGGTGCTGCTCGCGCTCGGCGGCGCCGTCCTGACGATCACCTACCCTTTCCTCAAGCGCTTCACGCACCTGCCGCAGGTCTGGCTGGGCGCCGCTTTCGGCTGGTCCGTGCCCATGGCTTTCGCGGCCCAGACCGGCGCGGTGCCCCCGCTCGCCTGGCTGATGTTCATCGCCGTGATGCTGTGGGCGGTGGTCTACGACACGATGTATGCGATGGTCGACCGGGACGACGACCTGAAACTCGGGGTGCGCTCGACGGCCATCCTGTTCGGGGATGCGGACCGGCAGATCATCGGCGCGGTGCAGGTGCTGCTGCTGATCGCCTTGTGGCTCGTCGGCCGGCAGGCCGGGCTGGGCGGCTGGTATTACGGCGCACTGCTCCTGGCGGGCCTGCTGTCTGCCTGGCAACAGGTGCTGATTCGCCGGCGCCGGCCCGCCGACTGCTTCCGTGCCTTCCTGAACAACAATTACTACGGCATGGTCGTGTTTCTCGGCATTCTCCTGCATTACACCTTCACGTCCGGCTGA
- a CDS encoding ComF family protein, whose protein sequence is MSAGRVDDGPWLRLSRWPCELCGTPAGPAGICAPCRAELPWIGPACRLCARPRDAPGPCAGCRGAPVPWRRAIAPLAWRFPVDALVGRFKYGGALHYGALLGRLLGDHCRAHRPDAIVPVPLHRSRLLERGFNQAQEIARPVAATLRVPLLSRACRRTRATPPQAGLAAAQRYQNLAGAFTAGPAVRALHIAMIDDVLTTGSTAAALGVALLDAGAASVEAWAVARGGTGTLSRT, encoded by the coding sequence ATGAGCGCCGGCAGAGTTGACGACGGGCCGTGGCTGCGGCTGTCGCGGTGGCCGTGCGAGTTGTGCGGGACGCCGGCGGGCCCGGCCGGCATCTGCGCCCCGTGCCGTGCGGAGCTGCCCTGGATCGGGCCCGCCTGCCGGCTCTGCGCGCGTCCGCGAGACGCGCCGGGACCCTGTGCCGGTTGCCGCGGGGCGCCGGTGCCGTGGCGGCGCGCGATCGCACCGCTGGCGTGGCGTTTCCCCGTGGACGCGCTGGTCGGCCGCTTCAAGTACGGAGGTGCGCTGCACTACGGCGCCCTCTTGGGACGACTGCTGGGGGACCATTGCCGGGCGCACCGCCCGGACGCGATCGTGCCCGTGCCCCTGCATCGCTCCCGGTTGCTGGAGCGCGGCTTCAACCAGGCGCAGGAAATCGCCCGGCCGGTCGCGGCCACCCTGCGCGTCCCGTTGCTCTCCCGGGCATGCCGGCGGACCCGGGCGACGCCGCCGCAGGCGGGTCTCGCCGCCGCCCAGCGTTACCAGAACCTGGCCGGCGCGTTCACGGCGGGCCCGGCGGTGCGCGCGCTGCATATCGCGATGATCGATGACGTGCTCACGACTGGTTCGACCGCGGCCGCGCTCGGGGTCGCGCTGCTGGACGCCGGCGCGGCCTCGGTCGAGGCCTGGGCGGTGGCGCGCGGGGGGACGGGCACGCTCAGCCGGACGTGA